In Chitinophagaceae bacterium, one DNA window encodes the following:
- a CDS encoding YebC/PmpR family DNA-binding transcriptional regulator gives MAGHNKWSKIKRKKGVADAKRSKIFSRLIKEITVAVKEGGSAEPEFNPRLRLAIQNAKGVNMPKENVERAVKKANDTDSAKYTELNYEGYAPGGIALFVECLSDNQNRTVSNVRSYFNKLGGSLATSGSVDFLFDRKGVFVFSQGEFNEDDLTLELIDAGADDLEFYEGEVTVFTELGDYGNMQKKLEELNIETNSVDLQRIPKTTNKVDVETARKVLKLVETLEDDDDVQAVFHNMEMTEEIISALEADA, from the coding sequence ATGGCAGGACATAATAAGTGGTCTAAAATTAAAAGAAAAAAAGGAGTGGCTGATGCAAAGCGCTCTAAAATTTTCAGCAGACTTATAAAAGAAATTACCGTTGCTGTAAAAGAAGGGGGGAGTGCAGAACCGGAATTCAACCCTCGATTGCGCCTGGCAATTCAAAATGCTAAAGGGGTTAACATGCCTAAAGAAAATGTTGAAAGAGCAGTTAAAAAAGCAAATGATACCGATAGCGCTAAGTATACTGAATTAAATTACGAAGGATATGCTCCGGGAGGAATAGCTTTATTTGTAGAGTGTTTATCAGACAATCAAAACAGAACCGTTTCAAATGTCAGAAGTTATTTCAATAAGTTAGGTGGAAGTTTAGCCACCAGTGGAAGCGTAGATTTTTTGTTTGATCGAAAAGGGGTTTTTGTTTTTTCTCAGGGCGAATTCAATGAGGATGATCTAACCCTTGAGTTGATAGATGCAGGCGCTGATGACTTGGAATTCTATGAAGGAGAAGTAACAGTTTTTACGGAATTAGGAGATTATGGTAATATGCAGAAAAAGCTGGAAGAGCTGAATATAGAAACAAATAGTGTAGATTTACAGAGAATACCTAAAACGACGAATAAAGTAGATGTAGAAACAGCCCGAAAGGTATTGAAATTGGTTGAAACTTTAGAAGATGATGATGATGTTCAGGCTGTTTTTCATAATATGGAAATGACTGAAGAGATTATTTCGGCTTTGGAAGCAGATGCCTGA
- a CDS encoding acyl-CoA carboxylase subunit beta: MKEKIEKLKKKQEQALLGGGKERLEAQHKKGKLSARERLHFLLDEGSFEEIGQLVTHRCTDFGMEKQKFLGDGVVTGYGTINNRLVYVYSQDFTVFGGSLSETHAEKICKIMDMAMKNGAPVIGLNDSGGARIQEGVVSLGGYADIFYRNTRASGVIPQISAVMGPCAGGAVYSPAITDFVLMVEKTSYMFVTGPNVVKTVTHENVTSEELGGAATHASKSGVTHFACKNELECIENIKKLVQYIPQNCEDTAPKYPYELSENEIRDSLKGIIPESSQQPYDIREVIDGIVDENSFFEVHKDFAENIVVGFAFIGGRSVGIVANQPAHLAGVLDIDASVKGARFVRFCDAFNIPLLVLVDVPGFLPGTDQEWNAIITNGAKLLYAFCEASVPKVTVITRKAYGGAYDVMNSKHIGADINFAWPSAEIAVMGPKGAAEIIFKREIAAAENPEEKLQQKVDEYSEKFANPYRAADRGFVDEVILPEQTRMKLIKTFTMLENKVDEMPRKKHGNIPL, from the coding sequence ATGAAAGAAAAAATAGAAAAGTTAAAGAAAAAGCAAGAGCAGGCTTTACTGGGAGGTGGAAAGGAGCGTTTAGAAGCACAACATAAAAAAGGTAAACTATCAGCAAGAGAAAGGCTTCATTTTTTATTGGACGAAGGTTCTTTTGAAGAAATTGGTCAGTTGGTAACCCACCGTTGTACTGACTTTGGAATGGAAAAGCAAAAATTTCTCGGGGATGGAGTGGTAACCGGTTACGGTACTATCAATAACAGATTAGTATATGTCTACTCTCAGGATTTTACTGTTTTTGGAGGCTCTCTATCTGAGACACATGCCGAAAAAATCTGTAAAATCATGGATATGGCTATGAAAAATGGAGCACCTGTGATTGGATTGAACGATTCAGGAGGAGCCAGGATTCAGGAGGGGGTAGTTTCTCTGGGTGGTTATGCAGATATTTTTTACAGAAATACAAGAGCTTCCGGAGTTATACCTCAAATTTCAGCAGTTATGGGTCCTTGCGCCGGTGGTGCTGTTTATTCGCCGGCAATCACAGACTTTGTGCTGATGGTTGAAAAGACTTCTTATATGTTTGTTACCGGGCCAAATGTAGTAAAAACGGTTACACATGAAAATGTAACTTCCGAAGAGCTGGGCGGCGCTGCTACTCATGCAAGCAAGTCCGGGGTTACACACTTTGCCTGTAAAAACGAGTTGGAATGTATTGAAAATATCAAAAAACTTGTCCAATATATCCCCCAAAACTGTGAAGACACCGCTCCAAAGTATCCTTATGAGTTATCAGAAAATGAAATCAGAGATTCTTTAAAAGGAATTATTCCGGAATCCAGTCAACAACCATATGATATCAGAGAAGTAATTGATGGAATTGTTGATGAAAATTCATTTTTTGAAGTACATAAGGATTTCGCTGAAAATATAGTTGTAGGATTTGCTTTTATTGGTGGCAGAAGTGTAGGAATAGTAGCTAATCAGCCTGCCCATTTAGCAGGAGTTTTAGATATAGATGCTTCTGTTAAAGGAGCCCGTTTTGTAAGATTTTGTGATGCGTTTAATATTCCTTTATTGGTTTTGGTAGATGTCCCCGGATTTTTACCCGGCACTGATCAGGAGTGGAATGCCATCATTACAAATGGAGCCAAGTTGCTTTATGCTTTTTGTGAAGCTTCTGTCCCAAAAGTTACGGTCATTACCCGAAAAGCCTATGGAGGAGCTTATGATGTCATGAATTCCAAACACATAGGTGCTGATATCAATTTTGCATGGCCTTCAGCTGAAATTGCCGTTATGGGCCCTAAAGGAGCGGCAGAAATCATTTTTAAAAGAGAAATAGCGGCAGCGGAAAATCCGGAAGAAAAACTGCAACAAAAAGTAGATGAGTATTCTGAAAAATTTGCAAATCCATACAGAGCAGCTGACAGAGGTTTTGTGGACGAGGTAATCTTACCCGAACAAACCCGTATGAAATTAATAAAAACTTTTACCATGTTAGAAAATAAGGTAGATGAAATGCCTCGAAAAAAACATGGAAATATTCCTTTATAA